From Verrucomicrobiota bacterium, the proteins below share one genomic window:
- a CDS encoding TniB family NTP-binding protein, with the protein MEVRMLVIDEIHSMLAGTFREQRIFLKSL; encoded by the coding sequence TTGGAAGTGCGCATGTTGGTGATCGACGAGATCCATTCGATGCTGGCGGGCACCTTCCGCGAGCAGCGCATCTTTCTAAAGTCGCTGTGA
- a CDS encoding GlxA family transcriptional regulator — MQPKKPPTEGHGRFQPRRRIAILAIPPVNELDVVGPFQVFATANRYAKRPVEPYRVEVVTTGRGPRIAGNGGLSLLAHRPYQRLGNPVDTLLVAGGVGARSCRAPGVLEWLTRMAPRVRRLGSVCTGAFMLAEAGLLDGCRVTTHWAFAADLAARFPRVVVDPGPIWRREGNLYTSAGVTAGMDLSLALVEEDLGGELALAVARDLVLFLRRPGTQAQFSRLLDAQGAARKPLQELLVWVLENLDKGLSVDQLAARAAMSRRNFSRVFAEELGTGPAHYVEQLRVEAARHLLEQTNQSVEAIASSCGFSSAELMRRAFLRALGISPSQYRERFCSAPSGPGNALGEVPSFGPNAAATA, encoded by the coding sequence ATGCAACCCAAAAAGCCACCCACCGAGGGCCACGGTCGCTTTCAGCCCCGAAGGCGCATCGCCATCCTGGCCATTCCGCCCGTCAACGAACTGGACGTGGTGGGCCCGTTTCAGGTCTTTGCCACCGCCAACCGTTATGCCAAGCGCCCGGTTGAGCCGTACCGGGTTGAGGTGGTGACTACCGGAAGGGGACCCCGCATTGCGGGCAATGGCGGCCTTTCGCTCCTGGCCCACCGCCCCTATCAACGGCTCGGCAACCCGGTGGATACGCTGTTGGTGGCCGGCGGCGTGGGGGCACGCTCCTGCCGCGCGCCGGGCGTGCTGGAATGGCTTACCCGCATGGCGCCGCGGGTGCGCCGCCTGGGCTCGGTCTGCACCGGGGCCTTCATGCTGGCCGAAGCCGGGCTGCTGGACGGCTGCCGGGTCACGACGCACTGGGCGTTTGCCGCCGACTTGGCCGCCCGCTTCCCGCGGGTGGTGGTGGATCCGGGCCCGATCTGGCGGCGCGAGGGCAACCTCTACACCTCAGCCGGGGTGACGGCCGGGATGGACCTGTCGCTGGCGTTGGTCGAAGAAGACTTGGGCGGCGAGTTGGCCCTCGCGGTGGCTCGCGACTTGGTGCTCTTTTTGAGGCGACCCGGCACCCAAGCGCAGTTCAGCCGATTGCTGGACGCACAGGGCGCCGCTCGTAAACCGCTCCAGGAGCTTTTGGTTTGGGTTCTCGAGAACCTGGATAAAGGTTTATCAGTCGACCAATTGGCCGCGCGTGCGGCGATGAGCCGGCGCAACTTTAGCCGCGTTTTCGCGGAGGAGCTGGGCACCGGGCCGGCCCATTACGTCGAACAACTTCGGGTGGAGGCGGCCCGGCACCTGCTTGAGCAAACGAACCAAAGCGTGGAAGCCATTGCCTCGAGTTGCGGCTTCAGCAGTGCGGAACTAATGCGCCGGGCCTTTCTGCGGGCCCTCGGGATTTCGCCGAGCCAATACCGCGAGCGGTTTTGTTCCGCCCCGAGCGGTCCCGGTAACGCGTTGGGGGAGGTCCCCTCGTTCGGGCCGAATGCAGCCGCTACGGCGTAA
- a CDS encoding TniB family NTP-binding protein — translation MGTQEAKQTLMTDQQLADRFDAFEIPVWADDAAFGQLLTNYASMLPMREAFELCAPKLQKRLLSLTEGVTVRLCRLVESAAVQAIESGRERIEIDLLNEALLPTA, via the coding sequence TTGGGCACGCAGGAAGCCAAGCAGACGTTAATGACCGATCAGCAGTTAGCCGACCGGTTCGATGCCTTCGAGATCCCCGTCTGGGCCGATGATGCCGCGTTCGGCCAATTGCTCACCAACTACGCTTCCATGTTGCCCATGCGCGAAGCGTTCGAACTGTGCGCGCCCAAACTGCAAAAGCGGCTCTTGAGTTTGACGGAAGGCGTCACCGTCCGGCTGTGCCGATTGGTGGAAAGCGCGGCGGTCCAGGCCATCGAGTCTGGGCGCGAGCGCATCGAAATCGATCTGCTGAATGAAGCGTTGCTCCCCACAGCCTAG